In the Streptomyces formicae genome, one interval contains:
- a CDS encoding polysaccharide deacetylase family protein — protein MSERPVPILMYHSVAHVPNEATHDLSVSPEAFARQMEVLGERGFTPLTTDQLATAWRAAGGTLPDRPVLITFDDGYEGVHRYALPVLAKHGFASTVFVATGWLRGKYDTGGGLDRMLDWDQVRELAATGAEIGGHSHTHPELDQLSDEGLRFELRSCRDIITDELGTRPRSLAFPYGYSSRRVRERVRETGYAQSLAVGNSLARRAQGPYALRRVTVRRSTATEEFERLVEGRAIHRNFARDHALTKGYAVVRRARQVRRKAIRSRV, from the coding sequence ATGAGTGAGAGACCCGTGCCGATACTGATGTACCACTCGGTGGCGCACGTGCCGAACGAGGCGACGCACGACCTGTCGGTGTCGCCCGAGGCCTTCGCACGCCAGATGGAGGTGCTCGGCGAGCGGGGGTTCACACCGCTCACCACCGACCAGCTGGCCACCGCCTGGCGCGCGGCGGGCGGCACGCTGCCCGACCGCCCGGTCCTGATCACCTTCGACGACGGCTACGAGGGCGTGCACCGGTACGCGCTGCCCGTGCTCGCCAAGCACGGCTTCGCCTCCACGGTCTTCGTCGCCACGGGCTGGCTGCGCGGGAAGTACGACACCGGGGGCGGCCTCGACCGCATGCTCGACTGGGACCAGGTGCGCGAACTCGCCGCGACGGGCGCCGAGATAGGGGGTCACAGCCACACCCACCCCGAACTCGACCAGCTGTCCGACGAGGGGCTCAGGTTCGAGCTGCGGTCCTGCCGGGACATCATCACCGACGAGCTGGGCACCCGGCCGCGCTCCCTCGCGTTCCCGTACGGCTACTCCAGCCGCCGGGTGCGCGAACGCGTGCGGGAGACGGGGTACGCCCAGTCCCTCGCCGTCGGCAACTCCCTCGCCCGGCGCGCCCAGGGGCCCTACGCCCTGCGCCGGGTCACGGTGCGCCGCAGCACCGCGACCGAGGAGTTCGAGCGGCTCGTCGAGGGCCGCGCGATCCACCGGAACTTCGCCAGGGACCACGCCCTCACCAAGGGGTACGCCGTGGTCCGCCGAGCCCGACAGGTCCGCCGGAAGGCCATCCGTTCCCGTGTCTGA
- a CDS encoding glycosyltransferase family 2 protein yields MSAELSVVICVYTEDRWEDILAAVASVRAQSLTALETLLVVDHNTVLLDRLTKEYKETEGVRVLANAGPRGLSAGRNTGIAASRGAVIAFLDDDAVAERDWLRRFAEGFEDPDVLAVGGRTLPAWDSGRRPVWFPEEFDWVVGCMYKGHPAGRVRVRNVLGGNAAFRRAAFEVAGGFATGIGRDGDKRPLGCEETEFCIRLTRARPDAVLLMDDRAVIHHRVPAARERFPYFRSRSYAEGLSKALVSRSVGSGKGLESERRYTTRVLPAGVVRGLRDAVLGRPGGAARAGAIVTGVFAAAGGYVIGSVRARRAGATFSVAEIGDDTGGEGARHE; encoded by the coding sequence TTGAGCGCGGAGCTCTCCGTCGTCATCTGCGTGTACACCGAGGACCGCTGGGAGGACATCCTCGCGGCGGTCGCCTCGGTGCGCGCGCAGTCACTGACGGCCCTGGAGACCCTTCTCGTGGTCGACCACAACACCGTGCTCCTTGACCGGCTCACCAAGGAGTACAAGGAGACCGAGGGGGTGCGGGTGCTCGCCAACGCGGGCCCCCGCGGCCTCTCCGCGGGCCGCAACACCGGCATCGCCGCGTCCCGGGGCGCCGTCATCGCCTTCCTCGACGACGACGCCGTCGCCGAGCGGGACTGGCTGCGGCGCTTCGCCGAGGGGTTCGAGGACCCGGACGTCCTCGCCGTCGGCGGCCGCACCCTGCCCGCCTGGGACTCCGGGCGGCGGCCCGTCTGGTTCCCCGAGGAGTTCGACTGGGTGGTCGGCTGCATGTACAAGGGGCACCCCGCGGGACGGGTGCGCGTGCGCAACGTCCTCGGCGGCAACGCCGCGTTCCGGCGTGCCGCCTTCGAGGTGGCGGGCGGCTTCGCGACCGGCATCGGACGCGACGGCGACAAGCGGCCGCTGGGCTGCGAGGAGACCGAGTTCTGCATCCGCCTCACCCGCGCAAGACCGGACGCGGTGCTCCTGATGGACGACCGCGCGGTGATCCACCACCGGGTGCCCGCCGCGCGGGAGCGGTTCCCCTACTTCCGCAGCCGGTCGTACGCCGAGGGCCTCTCCAAGGCCCTGGTGTCGCGCAGCGTCGGCTCCGGCAAGGGCCTGGAGTCGGAGCGGCGCTACACCACGCGCGTGCTGCCCGCCGGGGTCGTCCGCGGCCTGCGGGACGCCGTGCTCGGGCGGCCCGGCGGCGCGGCCCGCGCGGGCGCCATCGTGACGGGCGTGTTCGCCGCGGCGGGCGGGTACGTCATCGGGAGCGTCCGCGCGCGCAGGGCGGGCGCCACGTTCTCCGTGGCGGAGATCGGCGACGACACGGGCGGCGAGGGGGCCCGGCATGAGTGA
- a CDS encoding SGNH/GDSL hydrolase family protein → MRLSRITAYMSSLLLAFAFALTGAAAAQADQSGQQAAATGYVALGDSYASGVGAGSYDSASGNCKRSKVAYPVLWAAANSPSSFNFTACSGARTSDVLANQLGPLGSGTGLVSLSVGGNDAGFADVMTTCVLQSEANCLARIDQARAFVDSTLPGNLDKVYSAIDAKAPSAHVVVLGYPRFYKLDGQCVAGLSEKERAAINGAADYLNAATAKRAADHGFTFADVTSAFSGHEICSGSAWLHSVEWLNPSESYHPTASGHSGAYLPVFTAAA, encoded by the coding sequence ATGAGATTGTCCCGAATCACGGCATACATGTCCTCGCTCCTCCTCGCCTTTGCCTTTGCCCTTACCGGGGCCGCGGCGGCTCAGGCGGACCAGTCCGGCCAACAGGCCGCCGCCACCGGCTATGTGGCCCTCGGCGATTCCTACGCGTCGGGCGTCGGCGCCGGCAGCTACGACAGCGCGAGCGGCAACTGCAAGCGCAGCAAGGTCGCGTACCCCGTGCTGTGGGCGGCCGCCAACTCACCCTCCAGCTTCAACTTCACCGCTTGCTCGGGCGCTCGTACGAGTGACGTCCTGGCCAACCAGCTCGGCCCGCTCGGTTCGGGAACGGGCCTCGTCTCGCTCTCCGTCGGCGGCAACGACGCGGGCTTCGCCGACGTCATGACGACCTGTGTGCTCCAGTCCGAAGCCAACTGTCTGGCACGGATCGACCAGGCGCGCGCCTTCGTCGACTCGACGCTGCCCGGCAACCTCGACAAGGTCTACTCCGCGATCGACGCCAAGGCGCCCTCCGCGCACGTCGTGGTGCTCGGTTACCCCCGCTTCTACAAGCTGGACGGCCAGTGCGTCGCCGGTCTCTCCGAGAAGGAGCGGGCCGCCATCAACGGCGCGGCCGACTACCTGAACGCGGCCACCGCCAAGCGCGCCGCCGACCACGGCTTCACGTTCGCCGATGTCACGTCCGCCTTCTCCGGACACGAGATCTGCTCGGGCAGCGCCTGGCTGCACAGCGTGGAGTGGCTCAACCCCAGCGAGTCCTACCACCCCACGGCCTCGGGACACTCCGGCGCCTACCTCCCGGTCTTCACCGCGGCTGCCTGA
- a CDS encoding GNAT family N-acetyltransferase has product MDITVHRPGELTAADRAAWTALQSKAHLNGSPELANPFLSPEFTLAMGQARRGVFIGVVREDGEPAAFFPFQRSITGVGRAIGLGLSDCQGLVHRPGYLWDARELLRACGLAVWEFDHLAGGQEPFVTGASGTFPSPVMDLDQGFDAYLDQLHERASKFARRTLAKERRLVRDHGEVRYVHDERDPEVLATLMGWKSAQYRRTGRSDRFAHPWISQLVRRLFHTRSDSFAGILSVLYAADVPVAAHFGLRTERVLVNWFPAYDPAYGRYSPGMTMHLHMAEAAAADGIAYLDLGRGQKAYKDSLKTRELAVSEGWVALRHPVAFGHRAHRAPVRALRNTVVSRPELFEPADKLLKRLGKIRSLGRE; this is encoded by the coding sequence GTGGACATCACCGTGCACCGCCCCGGGGAACTGACCGCGGCCGATCGGGCGGCGTGGACCGCGCTCCAGTCCAAGGCCCACCTCAACGGCTCGCCCGAGCTCGCCAATCCGTTCCTCTCGCCGGAGTTCACGCTCGCGATGGGGCAGGCGAGACGCGGTGTGTTCATCGGCGTGGTGCGCGAGGACGGCGAGCCCGCCGCGTTCTTCCCCTTCCAGAGATCCATCACCGGCGTCGGCCGGGCCATCGGCCTGGGCCTCTCCGACTGCCAGGGCCTGGTGCACCGGCCCGGCTATCTGTGGGACGCCCGGGAGCTGCTGCGGGCCTGCGGGCTCGCGGTGTGGGAGTTCGATCACCTGGCAGGCGGTCAGGAGCCGTTCGTGACGGGCGCGTCCGGCACCTTCCCCTCCCCCGTCATGGACCTCGACCAGGGATTCGACGCCTACCTCGACCAACTGCACGAAAGAGCGTCCAAGTTCGCCCGGCGCACGCTGGCCAAGGAGCGAAGACTCGTCCGCGACCACGGCGAGGTCCGCTACGTGCACGACGAGCGCGACCCCGAGGTCCTGGCCACCCTGATGGGCTGGAAGTCCGCCCAGTACCGCAGGACGGGCCGCAGCGACCGCTTCGCGCACCCCTGGATCAGCCAGCTGGTGCGCCGCCTCTTCCACACCAGGTCCGACTCGTTCGCCGGGATCCTGTCCGTCCTCTACGCGGCCGACGTGCCGGTCGCCGCCCACTTCGGGCTACGGACCGAACGGGTGCTCGTCAACTGGTTCCCCGCCTACGACCCCGCCTACGGGCGATATTCGCCGGGCATGACGATGCACCTGCACATGGCCGAGGCGGCGGCCGCCGACGGCATCGCGTATCTCGATCTCGGACGCGGCCAGAAGGCGTACAAGGACTCCCTGAAGACGCGTGAACTCGCCGTCTCCGAGGGGTGGGTGGCGCTGCGCCACCCCGTGGCATTCGGACACCGGGCGCACCGCGCTCCGGTCCGGGCGCTGCGCAACACCGTGGTGTCGCGACCGGAACTCTTCGAGCCCGCCGACAAATTGCTCAAGAGATTGGGCAAAATTCGATCACTGGGACGTGAATAG
- a CDS encoding serine/threonine-protein kinase, giving the protein MGAPVSEAERVIAGRYRLLTPLGEGGMGTVWRARDEVLGREVAVKEVRAPAGLPAGEVERLYARLEREAWAAARIPHRNVVTVYDVANEGGRPWIVMEIVRGLSLSDGLDAEGPMPPERAAYIGAEVLAALRAAHGAGVLHRDVKPGNVLIANDGRVVLTDFGIATVEGSSALTMTGEVVGSPEFLAPERALGQRPGPASDLWSLGVLLYAAVEGSSPFRQDTPLSTLRAVVDEELPPARNAGPLAPVIQGLLRKDPAERMSADAAERDLRLVASGEAPRTEAAFPYAPTVVSRQEPPAPTPPAPLPVASPQPSAYGSTGTTENARSRRTVLVLIAGVVALMLALGGLAYALLNRDDGGGDHTGDRNNAAGGGTSGGGDTYGGSNGGSGGSASDGSTKEGGGGSNGGSTSSGGGNNGNGGNGGGNTPAQSVKVHVSGANTRYKGPCPPTSGQAPTFTATFTVGRVPVTVEYRWVTGSGEPTDPGWKTLSFSTGTGKTRQVNHIETAYDEGGGTYANTIAVEVRSPVRTTSDSVSYTVTCEKETPTGGASSSYSPSAYDGTVGVRQPR; this is encoded by the coding sequence ATGGGGGCGCCCGTGAGCGAGGCAGAGCGCGTGATCGCGGGGCGTTACCGCCTCCTGACCCCGCTGGGCGAGGGCGGCATGGGCACGGTCTGGAGAGCCAGGGACGAGGTGCTCGGACGCGAGGTGGCCGTCAAGGAGGTCCGCGCGCCCGCCGGGCTCCCGGCCGGCGAGGTCGAGCGGCTGTACGCACGCCTGGAGCGCGAGGCATGGGCCGCCGCGCGCATTCCGCACCGCAACGTGGTCACGGTCTACGACGTGGCCAACGAGGGCGGCCGCCCGTGGATCGTGATGGAGATCGTGCGCGGCCTCTCCCTCTCGGACGGCCTCGACGCCGAGGGCCCGATGCCCCCGGAGCGTGCCGCGTACATCGGTGCCGAGGTCCTCGCGGCCCTGCGCGCCGCCCACGGCGCGGGAGTGCTGCACCGCGACGTCAAGCCCGGCAACGTACTGATCGCCAACGACGGCCGGGTGGTCCTGACCGACTTCGGCATCGCGACGGTGGAGGGCAGCTCGGCCCTGACGATGACGGGTGAGGTCGTCGGATCGCCCGAATTCCTCGCGCCCGAGCGGGCGTTGGGCCAGCGGCCCGGTCCCGCGTCCGATCTGTGGTCGCTGGGCGTGCTGCTCTACGCCGCCGTGGAGGGCAGTTCGCCGTTCCGTCAGGACACCCCGCTGAGCACGCTGCGCGCGGTGGTGGACGAGGAGCTGCCGCCCGCCCGCAACGCGGGTCCGCTGGCGCCCGTCATCCAGGGGCTGCTGCGCAAGGACCCCGCCGAGCGGATGTCGGCCGACGCGGCGGAGCGCGATCTGCGTCTGGTGGCGTCGGGCGAGGCGCCGCGCACCGAGGCCGCCTTCCCGTACGCGCCGACGGTCGTCTCCCGGCAGGAACCCCCCGCGCCGACGCCACCCGCACCGCTGCCGGTCGCCTCGCCGCAGCCCTCCGCGTACGGCAGCACAGGGACGACGGAGAACGCGCGCTCCCGCCGGACGGTCCTCGTGCTCATCGCGGGCGTGGTCGCGCTGATGCTCGCCCTGGGCGGCCTGGCGTACGCGCTGTTGAACCGCGACGACGGCGGTGGCGACCACACGGGCGACCGCAACAACGCGGCCGGAGGCGGCACGTCCGGGGGCGGCGATACGTACGGAGGCTCGAACGGCGGGTCCGGCGGGAGCGCTTCGGACGGCTCCACGAAGGAAGGCGGCGGCGGCTCGAACGGGGGCTCGACCAGCAGCGGTGGCGGGAACAACGGCAACGGAGGCAACGGCGGCGGCAACACGCCCGCCCAGTCCGTGAAGGTGCACGTCTCCGGAGCCAACACCCGGTACAAGGGCCCCTGCCCGCCGACGTCGGGCCAGGCGCCGACGTTCACCGCGACGTTCACGGTCGGGCGGGTCCCCGTCACCGTCGAGTACCGCTGGGTCACGGGCTCGGGAGAGCCGACCGACCCGGGCTGGAAGACGCTGTCCTTCTCTACGGGGACCGGCAAGACGCGGCAGGTCAACCACATCGAGACGGCGTACGACGAGGGCGGCGGGACGTACGCGAACACGATCGCCGTGGAGGTGCGGAGCCCGGTGCGCACGACGTCCGACTCGGTCTCGTACACCGTCACGTGCGAGAAGGAGACCCCGACGGGCGGGGCCTCCTCTTCCTACTCGCCCAGCGCTTACGACGGAACGGTGGGGGTCAGGCAGCCGCGGTGA
- a CDS encoding glycosyltransferase family 2 protein, which produces MTSFVRPADAGQEDPLNEISRNYRPISTHLAITPPVSVVIPAMNEAENLPYVFKTLPEWIHEVVLVDGNSTDDTVAVARELWPDVKVVRQLGKGKGDALITGFAACTGDIIVMVDADGSADGGEIVSYVSALVSGADFAKGSRFANGGGTDDMTPIRKLGNHVLCSVVNAKFGARYTDLCYGYNAFWRHCLDKIELDCTGFEVETLMNIRVVKAGLKVQEIPSHEYLRIHGASNLRAVRDGIRVLKVILAERSNRRTQRVRSRGLPFREGQGEAS; this is translated from the coding sequence ATGACTTCTTTCGTGCGCCCGGCGGACGCCGGACAAGAAGATCCGTTAAACGAGATCTCCAGGAACTACCGCCCGATCTCCACACACTTGGCGATCACGCCGCCGGTCAGCGTCGTCATACCCGCGATGAACGAGGCGGAGAACCTTCCGTACGTCTTCAAGACGCTGCCCGAGTGGATCCACGAGGTCGTCCTCGTGGACGGCAACTCCACCGACGACACGGTGGCCGTCGCCCGCGAGCTGTGGCCGGACGTGAAGGTCGTCCGCCAGCTCGGCAAGGGCAAGGGCGACGCCCTGATCACCGGCTTCGCCGCGTGCACGGGCGACATCATCGTGATGGTCGACGCCGACGGCTCGGCCGACGGCGGCGAGATCGTCTCCTACGTCTCCGCCCTCGTCTCGGGAGCGGACTTCGCCAAGGGCTCGCGGTTCGCCAACGGCGGCGGCACGGACGACATGACGCCCATCCGCAAGCTCGGCAACCACGTCCTGTGCTCGGTCGTGAACGCCAAGTTCGGCGCCAGATACACCGACCTGTGCTACGGCTACAACGCCTTCTGGCGGCACTGCCTCGACAAGATCGAGCTCGACTGCACCGGCTTCGAGGTCGAGACCCTGATGAACATCCGGGTCGTCAAGGCCGGACTCAAGGTCCAGGAGATCCCCAGCCACGAGTACCTGCGCATCCACGGCGCCAGCAACCTCAGAGCCGTCAGGGACGGCATCCGGGTACTGAAGGTGATCCTCGCCGAACGCTCCAACCGCCGTACGCAGCGGGTGCGTTCGCGTGGGCTCCCCTTCCGCGAGGGCCAGGGAGAGGCGTCTTGA
- a CDS encoding lipopolysaccharide biosynthesis protein yields MSDTTTAQADVAGCASTSARRPTGKSGRPRRLRLPGRGDGGSPLFRNAYALMLNTGISGVLGVGFWLAAARYYSESAVGQGSAAIAAMKLLAGLTALTLTGALVRFIPIAGRATGRLIFRTYAGSSAAVALAAAVFLLTLDLWGPSYRFLHGPVHGIGFVLAVVAWSLLTLQDGVLTGLRNALWVPVGNTVFSVAKLGLLIAIAAAIPTAGVFVSWVASILVSVVPLGWLVFRRLVPRHVQATEGKTRPPTLREIGRFLAGDYTGSLFSLAVVYLVPVIVASQVSSVDNAYFYITTTIGGTINLLAINMGASLTVEGAHDPALLAANTRSALRRMAMIMLPVCGTLFLAAPLVLSMFGQGYAEAATPLLRWFAVGALLRVVMETYFAVQRAQSKTSGIAWLQGLLCVMVLGLTLLLLPRMGLTGAGVAEISSLAVIVAIAAPKLYRVTRTVPVAATADGTAPDGDLADLGTPDAPAERVRARGAGVQATERHGPAWALRESLDSDTLHLAVQVDFEHQERRPDVRPVAPSEGDDMDHRPTWALRTPAPGPSSSVKSAPSAPVEKPEPEAPPEAPPGPYGPDGAVSEVPLPEEPLPEEPDAPEKTPRRRVLVMALLLAVALALYWLPVFGLGEADLDGMGGLGLISVLPTPTLAGAALLVIVFAALLWMDKPIKGLLLVTLLATVVSLHALPAVIETEPRFATAWQHLGFMEYIDRTGSAVPDLDARWSWPGFFAAATFVARACGVSDMTEVIRWWPLAMQLLYLAPMFLLVRSLRAAWRAKWAGLWIFVLSGWVGQDYFSPQGFTYLLYLSFVAILLVWFRAPRVLWAKRRPGENEVEPTGRKERAILLLILVGLFAATVPAHQLTPFVMLGVLTALVVFGRSELRGLPLLFGVFVAVWLGFLAEPYWSGHFDELFGGVGGVGGNVSSSVSGRIEGGSSTHQLVLYARVAMAGTVLALGCWGWWRRRSYKYTERSLLVLTFVPFLGFGMQSYGGEMALRVFMFALPGACLLAGLALFPRAGLTLEERDRDRVSLAPLAALMAGLVLMGGFLVSRWGNESFERIRPGEVSAMEYVYAHDDPTVRLLWMSDDTVNNVTPAMPWGTRDMEKVEYVPTLAPTDPVLVSGLVKALKDAGPQSYLMINRSQSVYLQLDAGYARTWEPRLLHNLDDRQELEKVFTNDDATIYALRDQPDGKVPAAAPGPIGPQVTWTPWSVVGALAAIALVLLLAAREVVRVATAPSVRQQRRLQSSFWFSLPLLAVLVAALIQRFVTMA; encoded by the coding sequence GTGTCTGACACGACCACCGCCCAGGCCGACGTCGCCGGCTGCGCGAGCACTTCGGCGCGGCGGCCGACCGGCAAGTCCGGCAGGCCCCGCAGGCTGCGCCTGCCGGGGCGGGGCGACGGCGGCAGCCCGCTGTTCCGCAACGCCTACGCGCTGATGCTGAACACGGGCATCTCCGGCGTGCTCGGCGTCGGCTTCTGGCTGGCCGCCGCCCGGTACTACTCGGAGTCGGCGGTCGGCCAGGGCTCGGCGGCGATCGCGGCGATGAAGCTCCTCGCGGGCCTCACCGCCCTGACGCTGACGGGCGCCCTGGTGCGCTTCATCCCCATCGCGGGCCGCGCCACGGGCAGGCTCATCTTCCGTACGTACGCGGGGAGTTCGGCGGCCGTGGCGCTGGCCGCCGCGGTCTTCCTGCTGACGCTCGACCTCTGGGGCCCCTCCTACCGCTTCCTGCACGGCCCCGTGCACGGCATCGGCTTCGTCCTCGCCGTCGTCGCCTGGTCGCTGCTCACCCTCCAGGACGGCGTCCTGACGGGCCTGCGCAACGCGCTGTGGGTGCCCGTCGGCAACACCGTCTTCTCCGTCGCCAAGCTCGGCCTGCTCATCGCGATCGCCGCCGCGATCCCCACGGCGGGCGTCTTCGTCTCCTGGGTCGCCTCGATCCTCGTCTCGGTGGTCCCGCTCGGCTGGCTGGTCTTCCGGCGCCTGGTACCGCGCCACGTGCAGGCCACCGAGGGCAAGACGCGCCCGCCGACGCTGCGCGAGATCGGCCGCTTCCTGGCCGGTGACTACACCGGCTCGCTCTTCTCGCTCGCCGTCGTCTACCTCGTCCCGGTGATCGTCGCCTCGCAGGTCAGCTCGGTGGACAACGCGTACTTCTACATCACCACCACCATCGGCGGCACCATCAACCTGCTCGCCATCAACATGGGCGCCTCCCTCACCGTCGAGGGCGCGCACGACCCGGCGCTGCTCGCCGCCAACACCCGCTCCGCGCTGCGCCGGATGGCGATGATCATGCTGCCGGTGTGCGGGACCCTCTTCCTCGCGGCGCCCCTCGTACTCAGCATGTTCGGCCAGGGATACGCGGAGGCCGCGACCCCGCTGCTGCGCTGGTTCGCGGTGGGCGCGCTCCTGAGGGTCGTCATGGAGACGTACTTCGCGGTGCAGCGCGCCCAGAGCAAGACCTCGGGGATCGCCTGGCTGCAGGGCCTGTTGTGCGTCATGGTGCTCGGCCTCACGCTGCTCCTGCTGCCGCGCATGGGCCTGACGGGCGCGGGCGTCGCGGAGATCTCCAGCCTCGCGGTGATCGTGGCGATCGCCGCGCCGAAGCTGTACCGCGTGACGCGTACTGTCCCCGTGGCGGCGACCGCCGACGGCACGGCACCCGACGGCGACTTGGCCGACCTGGGCACGCCGGACGCGCCCGCCGAGCGGGTGCGGGCGCGAGGCGCGGGCGTCCAGGCCACGGAGCGGCACGGGCCCGCGTGGGCGCTGCGCGAGTCCCTCGACTCCGACACCCTGCACCTCGCCGTGCAGGTCGACTTCGAACACCAGGAGCGCAGGCCCGACGTACGGCCCGTGGCGCCGAGCGAGGGGGACGACATGGACCACCGGCCCACGTGGGCGCTGAGAACCCCCGCTCCCGGTCCGTCCTCCTCGGTGAAGTCGGCGCCGTCGGCTCCGGTGGAGAAGCCCGAACCCGAGGCGCCTCCTGAGGCGCCGCCCGGCCCCTACGGTCCCGACGGCGCCGTCAGTGAAGTGCCGCTGCCCGAGGAGCCGTTGCCCGAAGAGCCCGACGCCCCCGAGAAGACCCCGCGCCGCCGCGTCCTCGTCATGGCGCTGCTCCTGGCCGTCGCGCTCGCCCTGTACTGGCTGCCGGTGTTCGGCCTCGGCGAGGCCGACCTGGACGGCATGGGCGGGCTCGGCCTGATCTCCGTCCTGCCGACGCCGACCCTGGCCGGTGCCGCCCTCCTGGTCATCGTGTTCGCCGCGCTGCTCTGGATGGACAAGCCGATCAAGGGCCTGCTCCTGGTCACCCTGCTCGCCACGGTGGTGTCGCTGCACGCGCTGCCCGCGGTCATCGAGACCGAGCCCCGGTTCGCCACGGCCTGGCAGCACCTCGGCTTCATGGAGTACATCGACAGGACCGGGTCCGCGGTGCCCGACCTGGACGCGCGCTGGAGCTGGCCGGGGTTCTTCGCCGCGGCCACCTTCGTCGCGCGGGCGTGCGGCGTCTCGGACATGACCGAGGTGATCCGCTGGTGGCCGCTGGCCATGCAACTGCTCTATCTGGCGCCGATGTTCCTGCTCGTGCGCTCCCTGCGGGCCGCCTGGCGCGCCAAGTGGGCGGGACTGTGGATCTTCGTCCTGAGCGGCTGGGTCGGCCAGGACTACTTCTCGCCGCAGGGCTTCACGTATCTGCTCTACCTCTCCTTCGTCGCGATCCTCCTGGTGTGGTTCCGGGCGCCGCGCGTGCTGTGGGCCAAGCGGCGGCCCGGCGAGAACGAGGTCGAGCCGACGGGCCGCAAGGAGCGCGCGATCCTGCTCCTGATCCTCGTCGGCCTGTTCGCCGCGACGGTCCCCGCGCACCAGCTCACGCCGTTCGTGATGCTCGGCGTGCTCACCGCCCTCGTCGTGTTCGGCCGCTCCGAACTGCGCGGGCTGCCCCTCCTGTTCGGGGTCTTCGTCGCGGTGTGGCTGGGCTTCCTCGCCGAGCCGTACTGGTCGGGACACTTCGACGAGCTGTTCGGCGGGGTCGGCGGCGTCGGCGGCAACGTGTCCTCGTCCGTCTCCGGGCGCATCGAGGGCGGCAGCTCGACGCACCAACTCGTGCTCTACGCGCGCGTGGCGATGGCGGGCACCGTCCTGGCCCTCGGCTGCTGGGGCTGGTGGCGGCGGCGCTCCTACAAGTACACCGAGCGCTCCCTGCTCGTCCTCACCTTCGTGCCGTTCCTGGGCTTCGGCATGCAGTCGTACGGCGGCGAGATGGCGCTGCGCGTCTTCATGTTCGCGCTGCCCGGCGCGTGTCTGCTCGCGGGCCTCGCGCTGTTCCCGCGCGCGGGCCTGACCCTGGAGGAGCGGGACCGCGACCGGGTGAGCCTCGCGCCGCTCGCCGCGCTGATGGCGGGGCTCGTCCTGATGGGCGGCTTCCTGGTGTCCCGCTGGGGCAACGAGTCCTTCGAACGGATCAGGCCCGGCGAGGTCAGCGCCATGGAGTACGTGTACGCGCACGACGACCCGACGGTACGGCTGCTCTGGATGAGCGACGACACGGTCAACAACGTGACGCCCGCGATGCCGTGGGGCACCCGTGACATGGAGAAGGTCGAGTACGTCCCGACGCTCGCGCCCACCGATCCGGTCCTGGTGTCCGGCCTGGTGAAGGCGCTCAAGGACGCGGGACCCCAGTCGTATCTCATGATCAACCGCAGCCAGTCGGTCTACCTCCAGCTGGACGCGGGCTACGCGAGGACGTGGGAGCCGCGGCTCCTGCACAACCTCGACGACCGCCAGGAGCTCGAGAAGGTCTTCACCAACGACGACGCGACGATCTACGCGCTGCGCGACCAGCCGGACGGGAAGGTCCCCGCGGCCGCCCCGGGACCGATCGGTCCGCAGGTGACCTGGACGCCCTGGTCGGTGGTGGGCGCGCTCGCCGCGATCGCGCTGGTGCTGCTCCTCGCGGCGCGCGAGGTGGTGCGGGTCGCCACCGCGCCGAGCGTGCGGCAGCAGCGGCGGCTGCAGAGCAGCTTCTGGTTCTCGCTGCCGCTGCTCGCGGTGCTCGTCGCCGCGCTGATCCAACGGTTCGTGACGATGGCGTGA